A stretch of the Veillonella parvula DSM 2008 genome encodes the following:
- a CDS encoding WecB/TagA/CpsF family glycosyltransferase: MNKRISVLSVPIDCVTMDEAVQRILQLTEQPGLHLVATANAEMVMLANENPTLHSILNNASLVVPDGAGILWAAERQGEHVPERVTGVDVTKELFKVAATHQIPVYCLGAAPGVAQRAIDNVSAQVGVLNIAGIHDGFFDSAEEQEIIKSIADSKAKLVFVALGVPKQEQWIAEKLSHLDGVVAIGIGGSFDVLAGNIPRAPEWMQQNRLEWLYRLYLEPQRIGRMLAIPKFMWTVIRNK, encoded by the coding sequence TTGAATAAACGTATTTCTGTTTTATCTGTGCCTATCGATTGTGTCACAATGGATGAGGCAGTCCAACGTATTTTACAATTAACTGAACAGCCGGGGCTACATTTAGTAGCAACGGCTAATGCAGAAATGGTTATGTTGGCTAATGAAAATCCTACATTGCACTCCATATTGAATAATGCTAGTCTTGTCGTTCCCGATGGGGCTGGCATTTTGTGGGCTGCAGAGCGTCAAGGAGAACATGTGCCTGAACGTGTAACAGGCGTAGACGTAACTAAGGAATTGTTTAAAGTTGCGGCGACTCATCAAATTCCTGTATACTGCTTGGGGGCGGCACCAGGTGTTGCTCAACGAGCGATTGATAATGTATCTGCTCAGGTAGGTGTATTAAATATAGCAGGAATTCATGACGGATTCTTTGATAGTGCAGAGGAACAAGAAATCATTAAATCTATAGCTGATTCTAAGGCAAAATTGGTATTTGTTGCCTTAGGTGTGCCAAAGCAAGAACAATGGATTGCAGAAAAGTTGAGTCACCTCGATGGCGTAGTTGCCATCGGAATTGGTGGTTCCTTTGATGTCTTGGCAGGTAATATTCCTCGGGCCCCAGAATGGATGCAACAAAATCGACTTGAATGGTTGTATCGATTATATTTAGAACCTCAACGGATTGGCCGCATGTTGGCTATTCCAAAGTTTATGTGGACCGTTATTAGAAATAAATAG
- the pssA gene encoding CDP-diacylglycerol--serine O-phosphatidyltransferase, whose amino-acid sequence MNKSIIPNLFTSANLAFGVLGITLSATNNTFCAAICILLSLVADGLDGRVARALGVAGPMGRELDSLSDVVGFGVAPAYMLYMKELYGLGWIAYVPLLAFAVLGAFRLARFNIKTDEVHGYFEGLPIPAAGCLAATYVLCGVSVPQFVLVICMIGIGLLMVSEVKYPDFKGKSEIYINKFSIVLTAIFVVACLVYDWHTWAVMIFAGYVMFGLINGALNIVRK is encoded by the coding sequence ATGAATAAATCTATTATTCCAAATTTATTTACTAGTGCGAACTTAGCATTTGGTGTTCTTGGTATTACGTTGTCTGCTACTAACAATACATTCTGCGCAGCCATATGTATATTATTGTCTTTAGTAGCAGATGGGTTAGATGGGCGCGTAGCAAGAGCTTTAGGAGTTGCAGGACCAATGGGCCGGGAACTTGATTCTCTGTCTGATGTAGTGGGATTTGGTGTAGCGCCTGCCTATATGCTTTATATGAAAGAATTATATGGTTTAGGATGGATTGCATATGTGCCACTATTAGCTTTTGCAGTGCTTGGTGCATTTCGTTTAGCGCGATTTAATATTAAAACTGACGAAGTTCATGGCTATTTTGAAGGTTTACCAATTCCAGCCGCTGGATGTTTAGCAGCGACTTACGTATTGTGTGGCGTATCGGTACCTCAATTTGTGTTGGTAATTTGTATGATTGGTATAGGTCTCCTTATGGTTAGTGAAGTTAAATATCCCGATTTTAAAGGTAAAAGTGAGATTTATATCAATAAATTTTCTATTGTACTCACAGCCATATTTGTTGTAGCTTGTCTCGTGTATGATTGGCATACATGGGCCGTTATGATTTTTGCTGGTTATGTAATGTTTGGGCTTATTAACGGGGCTTTAAATATAGTGCGTAAATAG
- the recG gene encoding ATP-dependent DNA helicase RecG, with protein sequence MDERLTTIKGIGPGREKQLHKLGITNVTSLLTYFPRTYEDRRTMYRIGDLKSGMTGGVVGTVIAVQEKRPRPRLSILEVVIADGTGPLKIVLFNQGYKKNFYKKGQRIYAYGKAEFQYGTMQMNTPQMENLGDSGEPDRGIVPIYALADGVSQFVVRSSVRNWFAANHELPEILPVEVRESHHYMSRYDAFKMMHFPDSSEHYKEARHQLAYEELFVMQAGLALLRSKEQCHRGPKMGPNGELMARCIENLPFSLTGDQQRALEDIRIDMEDERPMQRLLQGDVGSGKTIVATLGLLKAIENGYQGALMAPTEILAAQHYEGIRTVCANLGITIELLTGSTTKKEKECIYEGLADGSIHMIIGTHALIQENVNFHNLGLVIIDEQHRFGVEQRARLQQKGTYPHVLIMTATPIPRTMTLSVYGDLAVSLIKEMPPGRKPVKTYAVDSSYKDRLCTFFGKEMAEGRQVYVVCPLVEESEKLDLQAAEELYLELKEYFYKAYEVGLVHGRMKPSEKDEVMNAFHKGEISLLVSTTVIEVGVNVPNATIMCVEGAERFGLSQLHQLRGRVGRGAYQSYCILVSDSKNDVSQERLKLMEQIQDGFELAEQDLLLRGSGQLFGLAQSGLPDLRVANIIKDIEILVEARKDVLDFANQFGIEKLESVMKEELEKRFGEKFLRILYN encoded by the coding sequence ATGGATGAACGATTGACGACTATAAAGGGAATTGGTCCTGGTCGCGAGAAACAATTGCATAAGTTGGGAATTACCAATGTTACATCCTTATTGACTTACTTCCCTAGAACCTATGAAGATCGCCGTACGATGTATAGAATTGGTGATTTAAAATCAGGTATGACAGGCGGTGTGGTGGGTACTGTTATTGCCGTACAAGAAAAGCGACCTCGTCCTCGATTGTCTATTTTAGAGGTCGTCATTGCAGATGGCACAGGACCTCTGAAGATTGTTTTGTTTAATCAAGGATATAAAAAGAACTTTTACAAAAAGGGACAACGTATATATGCATATGGTAAAGCTGAGTTTCAGTATGGTACTATGCAAATGAATACACCGCAAATGGAAAATTTAGGAGATAGTGGTGAACCAGATCGAGGTATCGTTCCTATTTATGCGCTTGCTGATGGGGTATCTCAGTTTGTGGTTCGTTCATCTGTACGCAATTGGTTCGCAGCTAATCATGAGTTACCAGAGATTTTACCTGTGGAGGTTCGTGAAAGTCATCATTATATGAGTCGCTATGATGCTTTTAAGATGATGCATTTTCCAGACTCCTCAGAGCATTACAAAGAGGCTCGTCATCAATTGGCCTATGAGGAGTTGTTCGTCATGCAAGCTGGCTTAGCTTTGTTGCGAAGTAAAGAGCAATGCCACAGAGGTCCAAAAATGGGACCAAACGGGGAACTAATGGCTCGGTGTATAGAGAATTTACCGTTTTCCTTAACAGGTGATCAACAACGAGCGTTAGAGGATATTCGTATTGATATGGAAGATGAACGACCTATGCAACGTTTGTTGCAAGGTGATGTAGGCTCAGGTAAAACTATTGTGGCTACCTTAGGTTTATTAAAAGCTATCGAAAATGGGTATCAGGGGGCATTGATGGCCCCTACGGAAATTCTAGCGGCTCAACATTATGAAGGGATACGAACTGTATGTGCTAATTTAGGTATTACCATAGAACTATTAACTGGCTCCACTACGAAAAAAGAGAAAGAATGCATCTATGAGGGCTTAGCAGATGGCAGTATCCATATGATTATTGGAACGCATGCTCTTATTCAAGAAAATGTTAATTTTCATAATTTGGGCCTTGTTATCATCGATGAGCAACATCGTTTCGGTGTAGAACAACGGGCAAGATTACAACAAAAGGGGACATATCCTCATGTGCTTATCATGACGGCTACACCGATTCCTCGTACCATGACATTATCCGTATATGGTGATTTGGCAGTATCCTTAATCAAAGAAATGCCACCAGGTCGAAAACCAGTTAAAACATATGCTGTAGATAGTTCTTATAAAGATAGATTATGCACTTTCTTCGGCAAGGAAATGGCAGAAGGGCGTCAGGTCTACGTGGTGTGCCCTCTTGTAGAAGAATCCGAAAAATTAGACTTGCAAGCCGCTGAGGAATTGTATCTAGAATTAAAAGAGTACTTTTATAAGGCCTATGAAGTGGGTCTCGTTCACGGTCGTATGAAACCGAGTGAAAAAGATGAAGTGATGAATGCCTTTCATAAGGGTGAAATTTCATTACTTGTTTCTACTACAGTTATCGAAGTTGGTGTTAATGTGCCAAATGCGACTATTATGTGCGTTGAAGGGGCAGAGCGATTTGGTCTGTCTCAGCTACATCAGTTGCGGGGCCGTGTAGGTCGTGGCGCTTATCAGTCCTATTGTATTCTTGTTAGTGATTCTAAAAATGATGTAAGTCAAGAGCGTTTAAAGCTGATGGAACAAATCCAGGATGGATTTGAGCTTGCGGAGCAAGATTTATTGCTTCGCGGATCTGGTCAATTATTTGGTTTAGCTCAATCGGGGCTGCCAGATTTACGCGTTGCAAATATCATTAAAGATATTGAAATTTTAGTAGAGGCTCGTAAGGATGTACTAGATTTTGCAAATCAATTTGGAATAGAAAAATTAGAATCTGTCATGAAAGAAGAATTAGAAAAAAGATTTGGTGAAAAATTCCTAAGAATATTGTATAATTAA
- the surE gene encoding 5'/3'-nucleotidase SurE: MHILMCNDDGILADGLRHLASYLSQYYRITVVAPANEQSAKSHALTTEVPLKLDACNGEDENPRLYALTGTPSDCMKFGLSYLLTDDMPDLVISGINHGFNLGSDVLYSGTVSAAMESGFYGIPGLALSVERYSVERGDEMYPFIHELIKKIYVAGQFSGLLNVNFPLRGTCDWDHFKMVSQGLQTYSNIIEARINSRGQDYYWLAGELDYGAESVPTDVEFARKGYITGVALTWKQQCDTDMKRVQNILDEI; the protein is encoded by the coding sequence ATGCATATTTTAATGTGTAATGACGATGGCATTTTAGCAGATGGTTTACGTCATCTTGCATCGTATTTAAGTCAATATTATAGAATTACCGTTGTAGCACCTGCTAATGAGCAAAGTGCTAAATCCCATGCATTGACGACCGAGGTTCCATTGAAATTAGATGCTTGCAATGGCGAGGATGAAAATCCTCGCCTTTATGCTCTAACGGGAACGCCGTCCGATTGCATGAAGTTCGGCCTCAGTTATTTATTGACTGATGATATGCCAGATCTTGTAATTTCTGGAATTAATCATGGATTTAATTTAGGCTCTGATGTATTGTATTCCGGCACTGTTTCAGCAGCTATGGAAAGTGGTTTTTACGGTATTCCTGGTTTAGCATTATCTGTTGAGAGATATTCTGTTGAACGGGGAGACGAGATGTATCCATTTATACATGAATTGATTAAGAAAATTTATGTGGCGGGCCAGTTTAGCGGTTTACTAAATGTGAACTTCCCATTACGTGGCACATGTGATTGGGACCATTTTAAAATGGTGAGCCAAGGCTTACAAACCTATAGTAATATTATCGAAGCTCGCATTAATTCAAGAGGACAGGATTATTATTGGTTAGCTGGCGAGCTAGACTATGGTGCTGAAAGTGTTCCTACAGATGTAGAATTTGCCCGTAAAGGCTATATTACAGGTGTCGCACTTACATGGAAACAACAATGTGATACGGATATGAAAAGGGTTCAAAATATTTTAGATGAAATATAA
- a CDS encoding glycosyltransferase family 2 protein: protein MNYLLDLLLIPMQVIIVIYTVYYFILAVVGMWRSRVHKNYTPKNSFAIVVCAHNEEAVVGELVKNLRGLDYPDDLYDIFVVADNCTDKTAEVASAAGANVHVRENKQEIGKGYAMGWMFDRVEQMDRKYDAFLIFDADNLVHPQFMLEMNDHLEKGESVIQGYLNSKNPTDSWVAGTFSIAFWMVNHMWHLAKYRLGLSTALGGTGMCIRTSIIREYGWDCNSLTEDMEFSMKLLTHGIRTCWGHDAIVYDEKVTTMMASCRQRLRWAQGQFDCAGRYIPKLFAIGIKTGNIMILDGIFQVSQPYFLLLTTVYLVLSYINAYTPIYTNILYQIMPMSVWTIIGVGQYLFPLIVLLKIKVPPKIWFYYLLYPLFVYSWIPVNILGWFRRHNKVWSHTVHTRAVGLDDVKLTRMGNMNKNEK from the coding sequence ATGAATTACCTACTGGATCTATTACTGATTCCTATGCAGGTAATAATCGTAATTTATACGGTTTATTATTTTATACTCGCTGTCGTAGGGATGTGGCGATCGCGAGTACATAAAAATTATACCCCTAAAAATTCCTTTGCCATCGTTGTATGTGCTCATAATGAGGAAGCTGTTGTTGGTGAGTTAGTTAAAAACTTACGTGGCCTAGATTATCCAGATGATCTGTACGATATTTTTGTAGTTGCCGATAACTGTACAGATAAGACTGCGGAAGTAGCAAGTGCTGCTGGCGCTAATGTGCATGTACGTGAAAATAAACAAGAAATAGGTAAAGGTTATGCCATGGGGTGGATGTTTGATCGGGTAGAACAAATGGATCGGAAATATGATGCATTCCTGATTTTTGATGCCGATAATTTAGTACATCCTCAATTTATGTTAGAAATGAATGATCATCTTGAAAAAGGTGAGTCTGTAATTCAAGGTTACTTGAACTCTAAAAATCCAACTGACTCTTGGGTAGCCGGTACGTTCTCTATCGCCTTTTGGATGGTTAACCATATGTGGCATTTAGCAAAATATCGTCTTGGATTATCTACGGCTTTAGGTGGTACAGGCATGTGTATTCGTACATCTATTATTCGCGAATACGGTTGGGATTGCAATAGCTTAACCGAAGATATGGAATTTTCCATGAAACTATTGACTCATGGTATCCGTACTTGTTGGGGGCATGATGCTATCGTATACGATGAAAAGGTTACGACTATGATGGCTTCTTGCAGACAACGTTTACGATGGGCTCAGGGGCAATTTGACTGTGCGGGGCGATATATTCCTAAATTATTTGCTATTGGTATCAAAACAGGGAATATTATGATTCTGGATGGTATATTCCAAGTGAGTCAACCTTATTTCTTATTGTTGACAACCGTATACTTGGTGTTATCCTACATCAATGCGTATACTCCAATTTATACAAATATTTTGTATCAAATTATGCCTATGTCTGTATGGACAATTATAGGTGTTGGTCAATATCTATTCCCATTAATTGTATTGTTGAAAATCAAGGTACCACCAAAGATTTGGTTCTACTATTTACTATATCCATTATTTGTGTATTCTTGGATTCCAGTAAATATTTTAGGGTGGTTCCGCCGTCATAATAAGGTATGGTCTCATACAGTCCATACGAGAGCTGTGGGCTTAGATGATGTTAAATTAACACGTATGGGCAATATGAATAAGAATGAAAAATAG
- the rpmB gene encoding 50S ribosomal protein L28 — MANLCEVCGKSTSSGMNVSHSHIRTRKTWKPNIQRVRAVVDGATKKVNVCTRCLRSNKITRA; from the coding sequence ATGGCAAACCTTTGCGAAGTATGTGGTAAATCCACATCTAGCGGTATGAACGTGAGTCATTCTCACATTCGCACAAGAAAAACTTGGAAACCGAACATTCAAAGAGTACGGGCGGTTGTAGACGGTGCTACTAAAAAAGTAAACGTATGCACTCGCTGCCTTCGTTCTAATAAAATTACACGCGCGTAA
- a CDS encoding pyruvate, water dikinase regulatory protein, whose protein sequence is MAEKIIYAISDSLGETAEAVARATASQYDKEQIEIVRIPYIDSESQIDEVIDDAKLGNHVICHTIVSASLRKYLHEKVAEYNIPAVDIMGPVLDAVGTIATTKPRMTAGMVHKLDQEYFKKVEAIEFAVKYDDGKNPSGFEKADIVIIGVSRTSKTPLSMFLAYKKIKAANLPLVPEVPLPEELFKIPAKKIVGLIIDPYKLNNIRSERLRAIGLEDEANYASIERIQSELDYAKAIMRRLHCQVLDVSNKSIEETASLVMQLIDKNRASEGK, encoded by the coding sequence ATGGCAGAAAAAATTATTTATGCAATATCGGATTCCCTGGGGGAAACTGCTGAGGCTGTAGCGAGAGCTACGGCGAGTCAATATGATAAGGAGCAAATTGAAATTGTCCGCATTCCCTATATTGATAGTGAAAGCCAAATTGATGAGGTTATAGACGACGCAAAACTTGGGAATCATGTTATTTGCCATACCATTGTATCTGCGTCTTTACGTAAGTATTTGCATGAGAAGGTGGCTGAATATAATATTCCGGCTGTGGATATTATGGGCCCTGTTCTCGATGCAGTTGGTACTATCGCGACTACTAAACCTCGCATGACAGCAGGTATGGTTCATAAGCTCGACCAAGAGTATTTTAAAAAGGTTGAAGCTATTGAGTTTGCCGTGAAATATGATGATGGTAAAAATCCATCTGGTTTTGAAAAGGCAGACATAGTTATTATTGGTGTATCTAGAACTAGTAAGACACCATTGTCCATGTTCTTGGCATATAAAAAGATTAAAGCCGCAAATTTGCCACTAGTGCCAGAGGTACCGTTGCCAGAAGAATTATTCAAAATTCCGGCAAAAAAAATCGTGGGCCTTATTATAGATCCATACAAATTAAATAATATTCGAAGTGAACGTTTACGCGCTATCGGTCTTGAAGACGAAGCAAATTATGCATCTATTGAGCGTATTCAATCTGAATTGGATTATGCAAAGGCTATCATGCGTCGTTTGCACTGCCAAGTGTTAGATGTTTCTAATAAATCCATTGAAGAAACAGCTTCCCTTGTTATGCAATTGATTGATAAAAATCGCGCATCGGAGGGTAAATGA
- a CDS encoding phosphatidylserine decarboxylase family protein, translated as MPTGPIIKEGFPLIGAMLIITVVLGYLGHYVIAIISFILALFFVNFFRNPKRVIPQDPDLILSPADGKIMDISDVYEDIYLHKECKKVTIFLSVFDVHANRAPIDGKITYRHYTMGSFLPAFKDDVGFENERHTICIENDRTSVLVTQIAGLLARRIVSWTDLDSVLERGQLYGMIKFGSCTELYMDKNVELFVEKGQHITGGDTIIGRLRHE; from the coding sequence GTGCCTACAGGACCAATAATTAAGGAAGGGTTTCCTCTGATAGGAGCTATGCTCATTATCACTGTGGTGTTAGGATATTTAGGACATTATGTAATTGCGATTATTTCATTTATTCTGGCATTATTTTTCGTCAATTTCTTTAGAAATCCTAAACGTGTAATCCCTCAAGATCCAGATTTGATTTTATCCCCAGCGGACGGTAAAATCATGGATATTTCTGATGTATACGAAGATATTTACTTACACAAAGAGTGTAAAAAAGTAACTATTTTCTTATCTGTTTTTGACGTGCATGCTAATCGTGCGCCTATTGATGGTAAAATTACATATCGTCACTATACGATGGGGAGTTTCCTACCAGCTTTCAAAGATGATGTAGGTTTTGAAAATGAACGTCATACTATTTGTATTGAAAATGATCGTACTTCCGTATTAGTAACGCAAATTGCGGGCCTTTTAGCAAGACGTATCGTATCTTGGACAGACCTAGATAGTGTACTTGAACGCGGTCAGTTGTACGGGATGATTAAGTTCGGTTCCTGTACTGAGCTCTATATGGATAAGAATGTAGAGTTGTTCGTGGAAAAAGGTCAACATATTACAGGTGGGGACACTATTATCGGGAGGTTACGACATGAATAA
- a CDS encoding 4-oxalocrotonate tautomerase — MPIIHVELVEGRTKEQKKQLGEAITKAAVDIVNVPADAVKVIFVDMKKDDYMEGGILRSER; from the coding sequence ATGCCAATTATTCATGTAGAGCTTGTAGAAGGGCGCACAAAAGAACAAAAGAAACAATTAGGTGAAGCAATCACAAAAGCTGCGGTTGATATCGTAAATGTTCCTGCTGATGCAGTAAAAGTTATCTTCGTAGATATGAAAAAAGATGATTATATGGAAGGCGGCATTTTGCGGTCTGAACGCTAA
- the guaB gene encoding IMP dehydrogenase, with amino-acid sequence MRDDKFGMRGLTFDDVLLIPAASDILPNQVELKTQLTRDITLNIPMISSGMDTVTESRMAIAMAREGGLGVIHKNMSIEEQAHEVDKVKRSEHGVIVDPIFLSPQNLLSDAAEIMEKYKISGVPITEHGKLVGIITNRDMRFETDLSRQIGECMTKDSLVTAPEGTSLEAAKAILSEHRIEKLPLVDGDGNLKGLITIKDIEKATKYPNAAKDGSGRLLVGAAVGVSQDLYDRLDALVSAKADVIIVDTAHGHSAGVLRTLKDIKQAYPHIPVIAGNVATAAGTEALIEAGADAVKVGIGPGSICTTRVIAGIGVPQITAVYESAQVGRRYGVPIIADGGIKYSGDIAKAIAAGANVVMMGNILAGTDESPGETVIYQGRSYKVYRGMGSLGAMKLGSKDRYFQTEAKKLVPEGIEGRVPYKGMLADTIFQMVGGLRASMGYCGCHNIQEMIENTQFIQITAAGLKESHPHDVSITVEAPNYSG; translated from the coding sequence ATGAGAGACGATAAATTCGGTATGCGTGGACTAACTTTTGATGATGTATTATTAATACCAGCAGCTTCTGATATACTGCCTAATCAAGTAGAGTTAAAAACTCAATTAACTCGTGACATTACATTAAATATTCCTATGATTAGTTCTGGGATGGATACGGTTACCGAATCACGGATGGCGATTGCTATGGCTCGTGAAGGAGGTCTTGGCGTTATCCACAAAAATATGTCTATTGAAGAGCAAGCTCATGAAGTTGACAAGGTAAAACGCTCTGAACATGGTGTTATCGTTGATCCTATTTTCTTAAGTCCTCAAAATTTACTATCTGATGCAGCAGAAATTATGGAAAAATATAAAATTTCTGGTGTACCTATCACAGAACATGGTAAACTAGTAGGGATCATTACAAATCGCGATATGCGTTTTGAAACTGATTTAAGCCGACAAATCGGGGAATGCATGACAAAAGATTCCCTTGTTACTGCACCGGAAGGTACATCTCTTGAAGCGGCGAAAGCTATCTTAAGCGAACATCGTATTGAAAAATTACCTCTTGTAGATGGCGATGGTAACTTAAAAGGCTTAATTACGATTAAAGATATTGAAAAAGCGACTAAATATCCAAATGCAGCAAAGGATGGTAGTGGTCGATTATTAGTTGGTGCCGCAGTAGGTGTTTCTCAAGATTTGTATGATAGACTTGATGCGCTTGTATCTGCTAAAGCTGACGTAATTATTGTTGATACTGCCCATGGGCATTCTGCAGGTGTTCTTCGTACGTTGAAGGACATTAAACAGGCGTATCCTCACATTCCTGTAATTGCAGGTAATGTGGCAACTGCAGCAGGCACTGAGGCTCTTATCGAAGCTGGAGCTGATGCAGTTAAGGTTGGTATAGGACCTGGTTCTATTTGTACAACTCGTGTTATTGCTGGTATTGGGGTACCTCAAATTACGGCAGTCTATGAGTCTGCCCAAGTGGGGCGTCGTTATGGAGTTCCTATCATTGCTGATGGGGGTATTAAATATTCTGGAGATATTGCTAAAGCTATTGCGGCTGGTGCTAATGTAGTTATGATGGGTAATATTTTAGCGGGTACTGATGAAAGCCCTGGAGAAACAGTGATTTATCAAGGCCGTTCTTATAAAGTATATCGAGGCATGGGTAGTCTAGGGGCTATGAAACTTGGTAGTAAAGATCGATATTTCCAAACAGAAGCTAAGAAATTAGTTCCTGAAGGTATAGAAGGTCGTGTACCATATAAAGGTATGTTGGCCGATACAATTTTCCAAATGGTTGGTGGTTTGCGTGCAAGTATGGGGTATTGCGGATGTCATAACATCCAAGAAATGATTGAAAACACTCAATTCATTCAAATTACAGCGGCTGGTTTGAAAGAAAGTCATCCGCATGATGTAAGCATTACCGTTGAAGCACCAAATTATAGTGGTTGA
- a CDS encoding helix-turn-helix transcriptional regulator produces MKLSKRQEQIAQIVREEGPVTGSAIAEHLEVTRSALRSDLSVLTMLGVLDARPNVGYYYVGLSKETQTAERLKSFLVSDVLSQAVVVNGDTSLYDTIVTLFTEDVGTILVCDGSYLMGVVSRKDLLRASMGQTDSHTMPISMIMTPVSKVIAVEPTDTLVEAAQKMIDYEVDCLPVVVREDVGNKKRSKVVGRVSKTTVAKVFLECSIH; encoded by the coding sequence GTGAAACTGTCGAAACGACAAGAACAAATTGCTCAAATCGTTCGCGAAGAAGGTCCTGTAACAGGTAGTGCCATTGCTGAACATTTAGAGGTCACAAGATCTGCGCTGCGCTCAGATTTATCTGTATTGACCATGTTAGGTGTGTTAGATGCACGTCCAAACGTAGGCTATTACTATGTAGGACTTTCAAAGGAAACACAAACGGCTGAGCGATTAAAGTCATTTCTGGTAAGTGATGTATTATCTCAAGCAGTCGTGGTCAATGGGGATACGAGTTTGTATGATACAATTGTCACATTATTTACAGAGGATGTAGGTACCATATTAGTGTGTGATGGCTCATACCTAATGGGTGTGGTATCTCGGAAAGATTTATTACGCGCCTCTATGGGACAAACAGATTCGCATACCATGCCTATATCCATGATTATGACCCCTGTAAGCAAGGTTATAGCGGTGGAGCCTACCGATACTTTGGTAGAGGCTGCACAGAAAATGATAGATTATGAAGTAGATTGTTTACCTGTCGTCGTTCGTGAGGATGTAGGTAACAAGAAACGCTCAAAGGTTGTGGGCCGTGTATCAAAAACGACGGTAGCAAAAGTATTTTTAGAATGTAGCATACACTGA
- a CDS encoding deoxyguanosinetriphosphate triphosphohydrolase produces MNIREQIEEREALLLSPYAAKSRDAIRDIEEEPDSLRTAFQRDRDRIIHSKCFRRLKHKTQVYIAPGDHYRTRMTHTLEVGQIGRTVARALRLNEDLVEAIAMGHDVGHTPFGHVGEYALRDMVGHFNHNEQSLRMVEVLERHGDHQGLNLTTVVRDGIVGHTGATIPVTLEGQIIRIVDRIAYLCHDFDDAQRAGMLTAEELPFEVREHFGMTPSSMITAMVEDMVRESLDKPAISMSADVEMTMNLFRQFMFKYVYLAPALIPDRKKASHVVKNLFTHFMEHPNDMEGCETGKEFYSTLDVVDYVAGLTDQYAIKLFKQYYIPNITL; encoded by the coding sequence ATGAATATACGTGAACAAATAGAGGAGAGGGAGGCTTTGCTTCTGTCTCCCTATGCAGCTAAAAGCCGCGATGCAATCCGTGATATAGAAGAAGAGCCTGATTCACTTAGAACCGCGTTTCAACGCGATCGGGATCGCATCATTCATAGTAAATGTTTTAGACGGTTAAAGCATAAGACACAGGTATATATTGCGCCAGGTGACCATTATCGGACACGCATGACTCATACCCTTGAGGTAGGTCAAATTGGTCGTACTGTAGCTCGTGCATTACGTTTAAATGAAGACCTTGTGGAAGCTATTGCCATGGGCCATGATGTGGGGCATACACCATTTGGTCATGTAGGTGAATATGCATTGCGAGATATGGTGGGACACTTTAATCATAATGAGCAAAGTTTGCGCATGGTTGAAGTATTAGAAAGACATGGTGATCATCAAGGTCTCAATTTAACCACCGTTGTTCGAGATGGCATCGTAGGTCATACAGGGGCTACAATTCCTGTGACTTTAGAGGGGCAAATTATTCGTATTGTAGACCGCATTGCGTATTTATGTCATGATTTTGATGATGCCCAACGGGCAGGTATGTTGACGGCAGAGGAGTTACCTTTTGAAGTGCGCGAGCATTTTGGTATGACTCCATCTAGTATGATTACTGCAATGGTTGAGGATATGGTACGCGAATCCTTGGATAAGCCAGCTATATCCATGTCTGCTGATGTGGAAATGACGATGAATCTATTCCGTCAATTTATGTTTAAATATGTTTATTTGGCACCAGCTTTAATTCCGGATCGCAAAAAGGCATCCCATGTGGTGAAAAATTTATTCACTCACTTCATGGAACACCCTAATGATATGGAAGGTTGTGAAACTGGAAAAGAGTTTTATTCTACACTTGATGTAGTGGATTATGTGGCAGGCTTAACAGATCAATATGCTATTAAGCTATTTAAACAATACTATATTCCAAACATTACATTATAA